One segment of Carya illinoinensis cultivar Pawnee chromosome 1, C.illinoinensisPawnee_v1, whole genome shotgun sequence DNA contains the following:
- the LOC122305765 gene encoding uncharacterized protein LOC122305765 has product MAEEMCFFNKDTFVLKPPKRSPFLSRMVILVFAMVFGVYIYSICLKGISTHTKTKFRNLQVIERPCHDNGIELSEIHYTHFPKPETYSRAECEHNPVQFFAILSMQRSGSGWFETLLNSHVNVSSNGEIFSVKDRRKNISSILQNLDRVYNLDWFSSASRNQCTAAVGFKWMLNQGLMEHHKEIVEYFNRTGVSAIFLFRRNLLRRMVSMLANSYDRYAKLLNGTHKSHVHTHEEANILSKYKPFINSTSLITDLKDMEVTRAKVLEYFNNTRHIILYYEDLIMNHTKLDNVQQFLKLPKKELTSRQIKIHKGPLSDHIRNWEDVNKTLTGTVYESFLRSEY; this is encoded by the exons ATGGCGGAAGAAATGTGTTTCTTCAACAAG GATACTTTCGTACTAAAGCCTCCAAAGAGATCTCCATTTTTATCAAGGATGGTAATCTTAGTGTTTGCAATGGTCTTTGGCGTTTATATCTACTCAATCTGTCTAAAGGGGATAAGCACCCACACCAAGACTAAATTTCGGAACCTTCAAGTTATTGAAAGGCCTTGCCATGATAATGGCATTGAGCTATCCGAAATTCATTAcactcatttcccaaaacctgaaACTTATAGCAG GGCCGAGTGTGAGCATAATCCTGTACAATTCTTTGCCATCTTGTCAATGCAGAGGTCGGGAAGTGGGTGGTTTGAGACCCTATTAAATAGTCATGTTAATGTAAGCTCCAATGGGGAGATATTCTCTGTTAAGGATAGGAGGAAAAATATTTCTTCCATTTTACAGAATCTGGATAGAGTATACAATTTGGATTGGTTCAGTAGTGCTTCCAGAAATCAATGCACTGCAGCAGTGGGCTTCAAGTGGATGCTTAATCAG GGATTAATGGAGCACCATAAAGAAATTGTAGAATACTTCAATCGTACGGGCGTTTCTGCAATATTTCTCTTCCGAAGAAATTTGTTGCGTCGGATGGTTTCAATGCTTGCCAATTCCTATGATCGATATGCTAAGCTATTGAATGGAACTCACAAGTCACATGTGCATACACACGaagag GCCAATATCCTTTCAAAGTACAAGCCTTTTATAAACTCCACCTCGTTGATTACAGACCTGAAGGATATGGAGGTGACAAGAGCCAAAGTTTTGGAGTACTTTAATAATACTCGGCACATCATTCTTTACTATGAAGATCTTATCATGAACCACACT AAACTAGACAATGTTCAACAGTTTCTAAAGCTTCCGAAGAAGGAATTGACAAGCCGGCAAATCAAAATACACAAGGGGCCCCTGTCGGATCACATTAGGAACTGGGAGGACGTTAACAAGACACTTACTGGAACAGTTTATGAGAGTTTTCTCCGTTCAGAGTATTGA